The following are from one region of the Pseudomonas putida genome:
- the serS gene encoding serine--tRNA ligase: MLDSKLLRGQLQEVADRLASRGFSLDVARIESLEERRKAVQTRTEQLQAERNARSKSIGQAKAKGEDIAPLMADVERMANELAAGKAELDGIQAELDGILLTIPNLPDASVPVGASEDDNVEVRRWGTPKAFDFEIKDHVALGEVSGGLDFEAAAKLSGARFAVLRGPIARLHRALAQFMINLHTGEHGYEEHYTPYLVQAPALQGTGQLPKFEEDLFKISREGEADFYLIPTAEVSLTNLVAGEILDAKQLPLKLVAHTPCFRSEAGASGRDTRGMIRQHQFDKVEMVQVVEPSKSMEALEGLTANAERVLQLLELPYRVLALCTGDMGFGAVKTYDLEVWVPSQDKYREISSCSNCGDFQARRMQARWRNPETGKPELVHTLNGSGLAVGRTLVAVLENYQQADGSIRVPEVLKPYMGGVEVIR; encoded by the coding sequence ATGCTCGATTCCAAACTGTTACGCGGCCAACTTCAGGAAGTGGCGGATCGCCTGGCCTCCCGTGGCTTCAGCCTGGATGTCGCGCGCATCGAATCACTGGAAGAGCGCCGCAAGGCGGTGCAGACCCGCACCGAGCAGCTGCAGGCCGAGCGTAACGCCCGTTCCAAGTCCATCGGCCAGGCCAAGGCCAAGGGCGAAGACATCGCGCCGCTGATGGCCGACGTCGAGCGCATGGCCAACGAACTGGCTGCCGGCAAGGCCGAACTGGACGGCATCCAGGCTGAACTGGACGGCATCCTGCTGACCATTCCCAACCTGCCGGACGCCAGCGTACCGGTCGGTGCCAGCGAAGACGACAACGTCGAAGTGCGCCGTTGGGGCACACCGAAGGCCTTCGACTTCGAAATCAAGGACCACGTCGCCCTTGGCGAAGTCAGCGGTGGCCTGGACTTCGAAGCCGCCGCCAAGCTTTCTGGCGCGCGCTTTGCCGTGCTGCGTGGCCCGATCGCCCGCCTGCATCGTGCCCTGGCGCAGTTCATGATCAACTTGCACACCGGCGAGCACGGCTACGAGGAACACTACACCCCGTACCTGGTCCAGGCTCCGGCCCTGCAAGGCACTGGCCAGCTGCCAAAATTCGAGGAAGACCTGTTCAAGATCAGCCGTGAAGGCGAAGCCGACTTCTACCTGATTCCGACCGCCGAAGTGTCGCTGACCAACCTGGTAGCCGGTGAAATCCTCGACGCCAAACAGCTGCCACTGAAGCTGGTTGCCCACACCCCGTGCTTCCGCAGCGAAGCCGGCGCTTCCGGCCGTGACACCCGCGGCATGATCCGCCAGCACCAGTTCGACAAGGTCGAGATGGTGCAGGTGGTCGAGCCGTCCAAGTCGATGGAAGCCCTGGAAGGCCTGACTGCCAACGCCGAACGCGTGCTGCAGCTGCTGGAGCTGCCGTACCGCGTGCTGGCCCTGTGCACCGGCGACATGGGCTTTGGTGCGGTGAAGACCTACGACCTGGAAGTATGGGTACCCAGCCAGGACAAGTACCGCGAAATCAGCTCGTGCTCCAACTGCGGCGACTTCCAGGCGCGCCGCATGCAGGCCCGCTGGCGCAACCCGGAAACCGGCAAGCCAGAGCTGGTGCACACCCTCAACGGCTCCGGCCTGGCTGTAGGCCGTACCCTGGTTGCCGTGCTGGAAAACTACCAGCAGGCCGACGGTTCGATCCGTGTACCGGAAGTGCTGAAGCCGTACATGGGCGGCGTCGAGGTTATCCGCTAA
- the lolA gene encoding outer membrane lipoprotein chaperone LolA, with the protein MLLVSALAAASVSATVSAYAGEQDVQRLTQLLEKSQTIEANFSQLTLDAGGTSLQETSGKMTVKRPGLFYWHTDAPQEQVVVSDRTNVTLWDPDLEQATIKKLDQRLNQTPALLLSGDVSKISQSFDISSKEQGEVMDFTLKPKTKDTLFDSLRVSFRKGLINDMQLIDSVGQRTNILFNGVKANQAVPDSKFKFDIPKGADVIKE; encoded by the coding sequence ATGCTGTTGGTTTCTGCCCTGGCCGCGGCTTCTGTGTCGGCCACCGTTTCGGCTTATGCCGGTGAGCAAGATGTACAACGCCTGACCCAGTTGCTGGAAAAGTCGCAGACCATCGAGGCCAACTTCTCCCAGCTGACCTTGGACGCCGGCGGCACCAGCCTGCAGGAAACCTCCGGCAAGATGACCGTAAAGCGTCCGGGCCTGTTCTACTGGCACACCGATGCGCCGCAGGAGCAGGTAGTGGTATCCGACCGCACCAACGTCACCCTGTGGGATCCGGACCTGGAGCAGGCGACCATCAAGAAGCTCGACCAGCGCCTGAACCAGACCCCGGCGCTGCTGCTGTCCGGTGACGTGTCGAAGATCAGCCAGAGCTTCGACATCAGCTCGAAGGAGCAGGGCGAAGTGATGGACTTCACCCTCAAGCCGAAAACCAAGGACACCCTGTTCGACTCGCTGCGCGTGTCGTTCCGCAAAGGCCTGATCAATGACATGCAGCTGATCGACAGCGTCGGCCAGCGCACCAACATCCTGTTCAATGGCGTGAAGGCCAACCAGGCGGTGCCGGACAGCAAGTTCAAGTTCGACATCCCCAAGGGCGCGGACGTCATCAAGGAGTAA
- a CDS encoding replication-associated recombination protein A, whose protein sequence is MDLFRSEPVAQPLAARLRPSNLDEYVGQEHLLARGKPLREALEQGALHSMIFWGPPGVGKTTLARLLAQFCDAHFETVSAVLAGVKEIRQAVEVAKQQAGQYGRRTILFVDEVHRFNKSQQDAFLPYVEDGTLLFIGATTENPSFELNNALLSRARVYVLKSLDEAALRKLVNRALTEERGLGKRNLRVGDDAFKMLMAAADGDGRRMLNFLENASDLAEDGSEIDVEMLQSLLGDSRRRFDKGGEAFYDQISALHKSVRGSNPDGALYWFARMLDGGCDPLYIARRVVRMASEDIGNADPRALSLCLAAWDVQERLGSPEGELAVAQAITYLACAPKSNAVYMGFKTALREAAEHGSLEVPLHLRNAPTKLMKQLGYGDEYRYAHDEPDAYAAGEDYFPDELEPRQYYQPVPRGLELKIGEKLRHLADLDRNSPRQRRKP, encoded by the coding sequence ATGGACCTGTTTCGAAGCGAACCCGTCGCCCAGCCCCTGGCGGCTCGCCTGCGTCCGTCCAACCTGGACGAGTACGTTGGCCAGGAGCACCTGCTGGCGCGCGGCAAACCGCTGCGCGAGGCGCTGGAGCAGGGTGCGCTGCATTCGATGATCTTCTGGGGGCCGCCGGGTGTGGGCAAGACCACACTTGCGCGGCTGCTGGCGCAGTTCTGCGACGCGCACTTCGAAACGGTGTCGGCGGTGCTGGCCGGGGTGAAGGAAATTCGCCAGGCGGTCGAGGTGGCCAAGCAGCAGGCTGGCCAGTACGGCCGCCGTACTATCCTGTTCGTCGACGAAGTGCATCGCTTCAACAAGTCGCAGCAGGATGCCTTCCTGCCTTATGTGGAAGACGGCACCCTGCTGTTCATTGGCGCCACCACCGAAAACCCGTCGTTCGAGCTGAACAACGCACTGCTGTCGCGGGCGCGGGTGTATGTGCTCAAGAGCCTGGACGAGGCGGCATTGCGCAAGCTGGTCAACCGCGCGCTGACTGAAGAGCGCGGCCTGGGCAAGCGCAACCTGCGGGTTGGCGACGACGCTTTCAAAATGCTGATGGCCGCCGCCGATGGCGATGGCCGGCGCATGCTCAACTTCCTCGAGAATGCCTCGGACCTGGCCGAAGACGGCAGCGAGATCGACGTCGAGATGCTGCAGAGTCTGCTCGGTGACAGCCGTCGCCGCTTCGACAAGGGCGGCGAGGCGTTCTATGACCAGATTTCCGCGCTGCACAAATCGGTGCGCGGGTCCAACCCCGATGGTGCCCTGTACTGGTTCGCGCGCATGCTCGACGGCGGCTGCGACCCGCTGTACATCGCCCGCCGCGTGGTACGCATGGCCAGCGAAGACATCGGCAACGCCGACCCGCGCGCACTCAGCCTGTGCCTGGCGGCCTGGGATGTGCAAGAGCGCCTTGGCAGCCCCGAGGGCGAGCTGGCGGTGGCCCAGGCCATCACCTACCTCGCCTGTGCACCGAAGAGCAACGCGGTGTACATGGGCTTCAAGACCGCCCTGCGCGAGGCTGCCGAGCACGGCTCGCTGGAAGTGCCGCTGCACCTGCGCAACGCCCCGACCAAGCTGATGAAGCAGCTGGGCTATGGCGATGAGTATCGCTATGCCCACGACGAGCCAGACGCCTATGCCGCCGGCGAAGACTACTTTCCCGACGAACTCGAGCCGCGTCAGTACTACCAGCCGGTGCCGCGAGGCCTGGAGCTGAAGATTGGTGAGAAGCTGCGCCACCTGGCCGACCTTGACCGCAACAGCCCCCGCCAGCGGAGAAAACCGTGA
- the crcB gene encoding fluoride efflux transporter CrcB: MIALIAAVSAGGIAGTLLRFATTNWVAAHWPRHFYLGTLAVNLVGCLLIGLLYGLFLHKPVVPVELRAGLIVGFLGGLTTFSSFSLDTVRLLESGQVPLALGYTGISVVGGLLATWAGLCLTRF; this comes from the coding sequence GTGATTGCACTGATTGCCGCCGTCAGCGCGGGTGGTATTGCCGGTACCTTGTTGCGCTTTGCTACCACCAATTGGGTGGCTGCCCACTGGCCACGGCACTTCTATCTCGGTACGCTGGCGGTCAACCTGGTTGGCTGCCTGCTGATCGGCCTGCTCTATGGCCTGTTCCTGCACAAGCCGGTCGTGCCGGTCGAGCTGCGTGCCGGGCTGATCGTCGGCTTCCTCGGCGGCCTGACGACCTTTTCCTCCTTTTCGCTGGATACCGTACGCCTGCTGGAAAGCGGGCAAGTGCCTCTGGCTTTGGGCTATACCGGTATCAGCGTGGTGGGCGGGCTGCTCGCGACCTGGGCCGGCCTGTGCCTGACCCGATTCTGA